AGGCGGCCAGGCTCTTCCAGGCTCATCTTGTGCGGGAACAGCCCTTCTTCCATGCCCACCAGGAACACATAGGGGAACTCCAGGCCTTTGGCGCTGTGCAAGGTCATCAGCTGAATGCTGTCTTCATGCTCGTCGGCCTGGGTGTCGCCCGCCTCAAGCGAGGCGTGGCCAAGGAAGGCCGAGAGCGGCGAGAGTTCGGCGTCTTCGTCGCTGGCCTCGAAGTTGCGCGCTGCGCTGACCAGTTCCTCAAGGTTTTCCACCCGTGCCTGGCCCTTTTCACCCTTTTCTTCCTGGTGATAAATGATCAGGCCGGACTGCTCGATGGTGGTCTGGGTCATGGTATGCAGCGGCATGTCCACAACCTTGGCGGCCAAGCCCTCAATCAGTTCGATGAAGGCACCCAGCGCGCTGGCGGCACGGCCCTTGAGGGCTTTGGCGGCGAGCAGCTGGCACATGGCTTCCCACATCGACAGCTGGCTGTGGCGGGCGTGATCGCGAATGGCTTCGACGGTTTTTTCGCCGATACCGCGCGGCGGTACATTGATTACCCGCTCCAGCGCCGCATCGTTGCCACGGCCTTCGAGCAGGCGCAGGTAAGCCATGGCGTTCTTGATTTCGGCACGTTCGAAGAAGCGCTGGCCGCCATAGATGCGGTACGGAATGCGTTCGCGCAGCAGGGCCTCTTCCAGTACCCGCGATTGGGCGTTGGAGCGGTACAGGATGGCGATTTCGTTGCGCGCATTGCCTTGCTTGATCAGGCTCTCGATGGTTTCCACCACGTAGCGCGCTTCATCGTGTTCGTTGTAGGCCGCGTACAGGGTCAGGGGCTCGCCTTCGCCCATGTCGGTCCACAATTCTTTGCCCAGGCGCCCGCTGTTGTTGGCGATAAGGGCGTTGGCCGCCTTGAGGATGCCACCGGTGGAGCGGTAGTTCTGCTCCAGGCGGATCATCTCGGCGTCGGGGAAGTCGGCTGTGTACTGGTGGATGTTCTCGATCTTGGCGCCGCGCCAGCCGTAGATCGACTGGTCGTCATCACCCACCGCCATCAGGCTGTCGCCGCCGCGTGCGAGCAGGCGCAACCAGGCGTACTGCACGGCGTTGGTGTCCTGGAACTCGTCCACCAGCACGTGGCGGAAGCGCCGCTGGTAATGCTCCAGCAGGCCAGGGTGATCGCGCCACAGGTCGAGGGCGCGCAGCAGCAGTTCGGAGAAGTCGATGACCCCGGCGCGCTCACAGGCCTGTTCGTAAGCGGTATAGACGTCGCGCATGGTCGCCAGGAACAGGTCACCCCCGGCCTGGATATGCTGAGGGCGCAAGCCTTCGTCTTTCTGGCCGTTGATGAACCATTGTGCCTGGCGTGCCGGCCACTTCTGCTCATCCAGGCCGAGCTCGCGCATCACCCGCTTGATCAGGCGCTGCTGGTCGTCGCTGTCGAGAATCTGGAAGTTCTGCACCAGCCGGGCTTCCTGCCAGTGCGCGCGCAGCAGGCGGTGGGCCAGGCCGTGGAACGTGCCCACCCACATGCCCGCCGGGTTTATCTCCAGCAGCTGCTCGATCCGCTGGCGCATTTCTGCGGCGGCCTTGTTGGTGAAGGTCACCGACAAGATCGAGTGCGGCGATGCCTGCTCGACCTGGATCAGCCAGGCGATGCGGTGCACCAGCACGCGGGTTTTACCGGAACCGGCGCCGGCAAGCACCAGTTGGCGCCCGCGCGAGGCGGCTACGGCCTGGCGTTGGGCGTCATTGAGAGAGTTCAGCAGGAGGGAGAGGTCGTCTGTGCGCATCGGGCCATTCTAGGGCGAGGCAAGGGATGGGGCAAACGTCTACTGTATAAATGTTCACCCTGCACGCCCACCGTTCATCCGAGTGCCCGAGCGATGGCCTGCCTTACGGGCAGGCCTGATGCTCAATGCGTCACCATGATCTCGGTAATGCTAGTGATCAAGGCGCCATCATGAAAGATGTCCACCTTTGGGATGTTGCTATGGTCGCCTGGCATCCTGAAGCTCACAGGCTTTTGCGTGACCACTTGGGGGAAGATGCCTTCGCCGGTTTCGAGCGTCAATTCAAGTGCCAGCGCGAAGGACTTGTCTTGCATCTTGCGCAGGCTCAGGGTCGGTTGGATACCGGGGTGGCCAACCCTGACCTTGCCGGATACGCGAAAAGCGGTAGCGCCAGGCATGTGGTCCATTTGTGCAACCCAGCCTTGGGTTTCGAGGGTCATGTTTCTGTTCTCCGAAGTAGCGCGACGAAGTGCCGCG
The sequence above is drawn from the Pseudomonas putida genome and encodes:
- the uvrD gene encoding DNA helicase II, translated to MRTDDLSLLLNSLNDAQRQAVAASRGRQLVLAGAGSGKTRVLVHRIAWLIQVEQASPHSILSVTFTNKAAAEMRQRIEQLLEINPAGMWVGTFHGLAHRLLRAHWQEARLVQNFQILDSDDQQRLIKRVMRELGLDEQKWPARQAQWFINGQKDEGLRPQHIQAGGDLFLATMRDVYTAYEQACERAGVIDFSELLLRALDLWRDHPGLLEHYQRRFRHVLVDEFQDTNAVQYAWLRLLARGGDSLMAVGDDDQSIYGWRGAKIENIHQYTADFPDAEMIRLEQNYRSTGGILKAANALIANNSGRLGKELWTDMGEGEPLTLYAAYNEHDEARYVVETIESLIKQGNARNEIAILYRSNAQSRVLEEALLRERIPYRIYGGQRFFERAEIKNAMAYLRLLEGRGNDAALERVINVPPRGIGEKTVEAIRDHARHSQLSMWEAMCQLLAAKALKGRAASALGAFIELIEGLAAKVVDMPLHTMTQTTIEQSGLIIYHQEEKGEKGQARVENLEELVSAARNFEASDEDAELSPLSAFLGHASLEAGDTQADEHEDSIQLMTLHSAKGLEFPYVFLVGMEEGLFPHKMSLEEPGRLEEERRLAYVGITRAMRQLVMTYAETRRLYGSETYNKVSRFVREIPAGLVQEVRLSNSVSRPFGGAKATTSNLFANANIPQTAFNLGQRVQHAVFGEGVILNFEGSGAQARVQVNFAEGSKWLMLGYAKLEAL